One segment of Trichlorobacter ammonificans DNA contains the following:
- the napG gene encoding ferredoxin-type protein NapG, translated as MNPETEHHTAISRRLFLKGSVLAPLALALGGGAISAVYLRPAQAREFYLRPPGALAEKRFLAACVKCGKCAQACPYQSISMAGGEAGIGIGTPHIVPREMPCYLCPDIPCAKACPSGALDAKLNEVEKIRMGTAVIVDRSACLSIRGLRCEVCYRQCPLIDKAITLQNRHNTRTDAHTIMEPVVHKDKCVGCGICEKVCVLEKPAIVIQRTPPAQKDHYEF; from the coding sequence ATGAATCCTGAAACCGAACACCATACCGCCATCAGCCGACGTCTCTTTCTAAAGGGAAGCGTGCTTGCGCCACTGGCCCTTGCCCTGGGCGGGGGAGCCATATCGGCAGTCTATCTTCGGCCGGCCCAGGCGCGGGAGTTCTACCTGCGGCCGCCGGGCGCCCTGGCAGAGAAGCGCTTTCTGGCTGCCTGCGTCAAATGCGGCAAATGTGCCCAGGCCTGTCCCTACCAGTCAATCAGCATGGCCGGCGGTGAGGCGGGTATCGGTATCGGCACCCCCCATATCGTACCGAGGGAGATGCCCTGTTACCTTTGTCCTGACATCCCCTGCGCCAAGGCATGTCCTTCCGGAGCACTGGATGCCAAGCTCAACGAGGTTGAAAAGATCCGCATGGGCACGGCGGTGATCGTTGACCGGTCGGCATGCCTCTCCATCCGCGGCCTGCGTTGTGAGGTCTGCTACCGCCAGTGCCCGCTGATCGACAAGGCGATCACGCTGCAGAACCGGCACAACACCCGTACCGACGCGCACACCATCATGGAACCGGTGGTGCACAAGGATAAATGCGTCGGCTGCGGTATCTGCGAGAAAGTCTGTGTTCTGGAGAAACCGGCCATCGTCATCCAGCGGACGCCGCCGGCGCAGAAAGATCATTATGAATTCTAA
- the napH gene encoding quinol dehydrogenase ferredoxin subunit NapH: MNSKWSMARRGVQLLMIALLASPLAGLTLFRGNLAAAELLGLPLSDPLAFLQAQIGGRVFVLSYLVSTLIVVGTYFLLGGRSFCGWVCPVNLLTELADRLRGSEKIDRATLPLSANYWTLALVLAMVALTGVPLFELLSPIGIVSRAIVFGSLLPLLLVGAILLVELLVARRVWCRSLCPLGGFYSLLGRLSPLRVGFVAERCTHCNECTAVCPVEEVLAPSLEQNSPQVVAGACTRCMACLDACPTKALTVTLGYK, translated from the coding sequence ATGAATTCTAAATGGAGCATGGCCCGCAGGGGCGTACAATTGCTGATGATTGCCCTGCTCGCCTCCCCCCTGGCGGGCCTGACCCTGTTCCGGGGCAACCTGGCGGCGGCGGAGCTCTTGGGTCTTCCCCTTTCCGATCCGCTGGCCTTTCTGCAGGCCCAGATCGGCGGACGGGTCTTTGTACTCTCGTATCTGGTCAGCACCCTGATCGTGGTCGGCACCTACTTCCTGCTGGGGGGGCGCAGCTTCTGCGGCTGGGTCTGCCCGGTCAACCTGCTGACGGAGCTGGCCGACCGTCTGCGCGGATCGGAAAAAATCGACCGTGCGACCCTGCCCCTGTCCGCGAACTACTGGACCCTGGCGCTGGTACTGGCCATGGTGGCACTCACCGGGGTCCCGCTGTTCGAGCTGCTGTCGCCCATCGGTATCGTGAGCCGCGCCATTGTCTTCGGCTCACTGCTGCCCCTGCTGCTGGTGGGGGCCATTCTGCTGGTGGAGCTGCTGGTGGCCCGGCGGGTCTGGTGCCGCTCCCTGTGTCCCCTCGGCGGTTTTTACAGCCTGCTGGGACGATTGAGTCCGCTGCGGGTCGGCTTTGTCGCCGAGCGTTGCACCCACTGCAACGAATGCACGGCTGTCTGTCCCGTTGAGGAGGTGTTGGCACCATCCCTGGAACAGAACAGTCCCCAGGTGGTCGCCGGTGCCTGCACCCGCTGCATGGCCTGCCTGGATGCCTGTCCCACCAAGGCACTAACCGTTACACTTGGCTACAAATGA
- a CDS encoding ammonia-forming cytochrome c nitrite reductase subunit c552 produces the protein MLKQKLATAVTIVGIGALLAIPSVAAKAKPAAKPAKDGRETCYACHTEVKSLKENSKHAAIACTVCHDKTKEHLEKGPDVKPVTKIDQAVCGSCHKNQYESFYAVHHDPTGARKEKGIPAGRSPLQDKLLAGHGFTFEHAEPRGHAYMVVDQFAVDRFQGGRYQFKGGWKNYDKVGKTWDILEDRGPNAKLPETAMAGNPTCIQCKSSDLILQWKHLGEKGGKFDRTSNVNDVVKAINNPVGCIHCHDPHGAQPRIVRDGLIAAIEKDPAKNIFAKNGKTDLKVIDFRGFRKIGVMEKTDSRMMCAQCHVEYNCNPGTQRTDGKPVTFADARTNHFPLKNSLQLLEHYRSIDFFDFKHAVTGAKLIKFQHPEAETYAGSAHDKAGVQCHQCHMPQVKGKDGKKYSTHGVVKPIQMVQESCISCHKDYTPNKAKFMIETIRNYTKGKMRKSEYWLAQLIDTFAVAQREGVSPTILDQARLKHEEAHALWEYWTAENSDGFHNPEQARQSLTGSISASKAGVKLLNDAIMAVKQSKKEEPKKEEPKK, from the coding sequence ATGCTGAAGCAGAAACTGGCAACAGCGGTAACTATCGTCGGAATCGGCGCCTTGCTGGCGATTCCGTCGGTGGCAGCCAAGGCAAAACCGGCCGCCAAGCCGGCCAAGGACGGACGTGAGACCTGTTACGCCTGTCACACCGAGGTGAAGAGCCTCAAGGAGAACTCCAAGCACGCGGCCATCGCCTGTACGGTGTGCCACGACAAGACCAAGGAGCACCTGGAGAAGGGGCCGGATGTCAAGCCGGTCACCAAGATTGACCAAGCGGTCTGCGGCTCCTGCCACAAGAACCAGTATGAAAGCTTCTACGCCGTCCACCATGACCCCACCGGTGCCCGCAAGGAAAAGGGGATACCCGCCGGCCGTTCTCCGCTGCAGGACAAGCTGCTGGCAGGCCACGGTTTCACGTTTGAGCATGCCGAGCCCCGTGGCCACGCCTACATGGTAGTTGACCAGTTCGCCGTGGACCGCTTCCAGGGCGGCCGTTACCAGTTCAAGGGCGGCTGGAAGAACTATGACAAGGTGGGCAAAACTTGGGATATCCTGGAAGATCGCGGCCCCAACGCCAAGCTTCCCGAGACCGCCATGGCCGGCAACCCCACCTGCATCCAGTGCAAGTCCTCCGACCTGATCCTCCAGTGGAAACACCTGGGTGAGAAGGGCGGCAAGTTCGACCGCACCTCCAACGTCAACGACGTGGTCAAGGCCATCAACAACCCGGTGGGCTGTATCCACTGTCACGACCCCCACGGCGCCCAGCCCCGGATCGTGCGTGACGGCCTGATCGCCGCCATCGAGAAGGATCCGGCCAAGAACATCTTCGCCAAGAACGGCAAGACCGACCTGAAGGTGATCGACTTCCGCGGCTTCCGTAAGATCGGCGTCATGGAGAAGACCGACTCCCGCATGATGTGCGCCCAGTGCCACGTCGAGTACAACTGCAACCCCGGCACCCAGCGCACCGACGGCAAGCCGGTGACCTTTGCCGACGCCCGCACCAACCACTTCCCGCTCAAGAATTCCCTGCAACTGCTTGAGCACTATCGCAGCATCGACTTCTTCGACTTCAAGCACGCCGTCACCGGCGCCAAGCTGATCAAGTTCCAGCACCCCGAGGCCGAGACCTATGCCGGTTCCGCCCACGACAAGGCCGGTGTCCAGTGCCACCAGTGCCACATGCCGCAGGTAAAGGGCAAGGACGGCAAGAAGTACTCCACCCACGGCGTGGTCAAGCCGATCCAGATGGTGCAGGAGTCCTGCATCAGCTGCCACAAGGACTACACGCCCAACAAGGCCAAGTTCATGATCGAGACCATCCGCAACTACACCAAGGGTAAGATGCGCAAGTCCGAGTACTGGCTGGCCCAGTTGATCGACACCTTCGCCGTTGCCCAGCGTGAGGGCGTTTCCCCCACCATCCTGGATCAGGCACGCCTCAAGCATGAAGAGGCCCATGCCCTCTGGGAGTACTGGACCGCTGAGAACTCCGACGGTTTCCATAACCCCGAGCAGGCACGTCAGAGCCTGACCGGCTCCATCTCTGCCTCCAAGGCCGGCGTCAAGCTGCTCAACGACGCCATCATGGCGGTAAAGCAGAGCAAGAAGGAAGAACCGAAGAAAGAAGAACCCAAGAAGTAA
- a CDS encoding bifunctional diguanylate cyclase/phosphodiesterase, with translation MSAPPNNTFLKQWGVLGIAFFLLGGAVVHNLYKGYRDTEAIEQQRLKTQARVVAENISNSIGATDRVLLTLRSGLRGVPPQRWSAIATTSSLKQLESLIPGVRTFLGVDSAGRIRFSNRPELVGTSVVYRDYFRIPREASGDDILFVAPPFQTVLGSWGMNLVRIIPGQDGAFGGIVAATLDPDHFTALLGSINYSGDMVSAIIHGDGLLFTMAPEWKELAGKNLALPGTLFSRHRASGAVENLYHGLFRATGDERMVALRTAVVDEPKTDKPIIVAASRSDASIFSGWRAHLRNQTLVLFSIILVSSYLLARYQQSKRVQLQQTAAANAKLRKLTHGIENSASAVMITDKNGTIEYVNRKFCQLTGYGIDEAVGQNPRILKSEATPREVFDNLWRTILSGSEWRGELLNRRKNGELYWSIASISPLRDDQGEITHFIANVEDINDRKNAEATIEHLAYYDPLTDLPNRRMLQDRLEIALKRSRRQGSGMALLYLDLDGFKHVNDNLGHPAGDRLLKEMATRYTSLLRDDDLVCRMGGDEFAVILHDVHHDEDAVVVAHRLLEQTAQPVQLDDSEVVVTASIGIALFPKNGDDTRTLEKNADIALYHAKGEGKNTFSFFDEELNSASRNRIALEQRLRQVLEKNELLVLYQPKISLATGKVTGVEALVRWNSPEFGMVSPLRFIPLAEETRMIIPIGEWVLETACRQQVLWQEQGLSLTMAVNLSSVQFKSPTLIERITAILDKTGMLAEQLELELTESALVEKPNEATWILEQLRSLGCGIAIDDFGTGYSSLAYLKNFPVTVLKIDRTFVRDLAHDSGDRAIAQSVVALANNLDMQTVAEGVEQQEQLAILRELGCAFVQGFIYSRPVPADELPAIVHTITAGDESL, from the coding sequence ATGTCCGCACCACCCAACAACACGTTTCTCAAACAGTGGGGCGTCCTGGGGATAGCGTTCTTTCTCCTGGGGGGAGCGGTCGTGCACAACCTCTACAAAGGCTACCGGGATACGGAGGCCATTGAGCAGCAGCGTTTGAAAACCCAGGCGCGGGTGGTTGCCGAAAATATTTCCAACTCCATCGGGGCAACAGACCGGGTGCTGCTCACGTTGCGCAGCGGTCTGCGCGGCGTGCCGCCGCAACGCTGGAGCGCTATTGCCACCACCAGCAGCCTGAAGCAGTTGGAGTCGCTGATTCCGGGCGTTCGCACCTTCCTGGGGGTGGACAGTGCCGGACGCATCAGATTTTCCAATCGTCCGGAACTGGTGGGAACGTCAGTGGTCTATCGCGACTACTTCAGAATTCCCCGGGAAGCCTCCGGCGACGATATCCTTTTCGTAGCCCCTCCCTTCCAGACCGTCCTGGGCAGCTGGGGCATGAACCTGGTACGGATCATCCCGGGGCAGGACGGCGCATTCGGCGGGATTGTGGCCGCCACCCTGGACCCGGATCACTTCACCGCCCTGCTCGGCTCGATCAACTACAGCGGGGATATGGTGTCCGCGATCATCCACGGCGACGGCCTGCTCTTTACCATGGCGCCGGAATGGAAAGAACTGGCCGGCAAGAACCTTGCCCTGCCCGGCACCCTGTTTTCACGACATCGCGCCAGCGGTGCCGTGGAAAACCTTTACCACGGCCTGTTCCGCGCCACCGGTGACGAGCGGATGGTTGCCCTGCGCACGGCCGTTGTGGACGAACCGAAAACCGACAAGCCGATCATCGTGGCCGCTTCCCGGAGCGATGCCAGCATATTCAGCGGCTGGCGGGCGCACCTGCGTAACCAGACCCTGGTGCTGTTCAGTATCATCCTGGTATCGTCATACCTGCTGGCCCGCTACCAGCAGTCGAAACGGGTCCAGTTGCAGCAGACCGCGGCAGCCAACGCCAAGCTGCGCAAACTGACCCACGGCATCGAAAACAGTGCCAGTGCCGTGATGATTACCGACAAGAACGGCACCATCGAATACGTCAACCGCAAGTTCTGTCAGTTGACCGGCTACGGCATCGACGAGGCCGTGGGCCAGAATCCCCGCATCCTCAAGTCCGAGGCTACCCCCCGCGAAGTGTTCGACAACCTCTGGCGTACCATTCTGAGCGGTTCGGAGTGGCGCGGCGAGTTGCTCAACCGCCGCAAGAACGGCGAACTGTACTGGTCCATCGCCTCCATCAGCCCACTGCGGGACGACCAGGGGGAAATCACCCATTTCATCGCCAATGTCGAAGACATCAACGACCGCAAGAACGCTGAAGCCACCATCGAACACTTGGCCTACTACGACCCCCTCACCGACCTGCCCAACCGTCGCATGCTGCAGGACCGCCTGGAGATCGCCCTCAAGCGCAGCCGCCGCCAGGGAAGCGGCATGGCGCTGCTGTACCTCGACCTGGACGGCTTCAAGCATGTCAACGACAACCTGGGGCATCCGGCCGGGGACCGGCTGCTCAAGGAAATGGCCACCCGCTATACCTCGCTGTTGCGTGACGACGACCTGGTCTGCCGCATGGGGGGCGACGAGTTCGCCGTGATCCTCCATGACGTCCACCATGACGAAGATGCGGTCGTAGTGGCCCATCGCCTGCTGGAACAGACCGCCCAGCCGGTGCAGTTGGACGATTCCGAAGTGGTGGTCACCGCCAGCATCGGTATCGCCCTCTTCCCCAAAAACGGTGACGACACCCGCACCCTCGAGAAAAACGCCGATATCGCCCTCTACCACGCCAAGGGGGAGGGAAAGAACACCTTCTCCTTCTTCGACGAGGAACTGAACAGCGCCAGCCGCAACCGGATCGCCCTTGAGCAGCGCCTGCGCCAGGTGCTTGAGAAGAACGAACTGCTGGTGCTGTACCAGCCCAAGATATCACTCGCCACCGGCAAAGTGACGGGGGTCGAGGCCCTGGTACGCTGGAACAGCCCGGAGTTCGGCATGGTCTCGCCACTGCGCTTCATTCCCTTGGCCGAGGAAACCCGCATGATCATCCCGATCGGCGAATGGGTGTTGGAAACCGCTTGCCGCCAGCAGGTACTCTGGCAGGAGCAGGGGTTGTCGCTGACCATGGCGGTCAACCTTTCCTCGGTTCAGTTCAAGTCCCCCACCCTGATCGAGCGGATCACCGCCATTCTGGATAAAACCGGCATGTTGGCCGAGCAGCTGGAGCTGGAACTGACCGAAAGCGCCCTGGTGGAAAAGCCGAACGAAGCCACCTGGATTCTGGAGCAACTCCGTTCCCTGGGCTGCGGTATCGCCATCGACGACTTCGGCACCGGCTACTCCTCCCTGGCCTACCTCAAAAACTTCCCGGTAACGGTGCTGAAAATCGACCGCACCTTCGTGCGTGACCTCGCCCACGACTCCGGCGACCGGGCCATTGCCCAGTCAGTGGTGGCCCTGGCCAACAACCTGGACATGCAGACCGTGGCCGAAGGGGTGGAACAGCAGGAGCAACTGGCCATCCTGCGCGAGTTGGGCTGTGCTTTCGTGCAGGGGTTCATTTACTCCCGGCCGGTCCCTGCCGATGAGCTGCCCGCCATCGTGCATACCATCACTGCGGGGGACGAATCGCTTTAA
- a CDS encoding sigma-54-dependent transcriptional regulator: MALHRILVADDEESMRWVLSKALRKKGYTVELAADGNQALRMVREQSYDLAIVDIKMPGMTGLEFLDKARELRPDLLVVVMTAEASMKNAVEAMKRGAYDYITKPFDLEVVDAIIEKVGRARDVSNQVSLLKQELKDRYQVEKNIIGNSPAMQEVYKTIGKVAASDVTVLIQGESGTGKELIARAIHFNSTRLGKPFVAINCAAIPRDLLESELFGSERGAFTGSTERKTGKFEQANHGTIFLDEIGDMPLDLQAKILRVLQEQEITRIGGSQNIAVDVRVVAATNQELLEKVRNREFREDLFYRLNVVPLHLVPLRERREDIPALVEYFLERACAEMEVPAKQCSGEALELLCSHSWPGNVRELENTIKRAVILSGDPLLTPQDFNGLSERQATIHAAPQEQSLEALVEAKLRTAFFGIEKLEKGDIYDRVLEQVERPLIRYTLEKTRGNQVRTADILGINRNTLRKKITELGIQIKKD, translated from the coding sequence ATGGCACTGCATCGGATACTGGTGGCGGACGACGAAGAGAGCATGCGCTGGGTTCTGTCCAAGGCGCTGCGCAAGAAGGGATACACCGTCGAGCTGGCGGCCGACGGCAACCAGGCGTTGCGCATGGTCCGGGAGCAGTCCTACGATCTGGCGATCGTCGATATCAAGATGCCGGGTATGACCGGCCTTGAATTCCTCGACAAGGCTCGGGAGTTGCGCCCCGACCTGCTGGTGGTGGTGATGACCGCCGAGGCCAGCATGAAGAACGCCGTGGAGGCGATGAAGCGGGGGGCCTACGATTACATTACCAAACCGTTCGACCTGGAGGTGGTGGATGCCATCATCGAGAAGGTGGGACGGGCGCGGGACGTCAGCAACCAGGTGTCCCTGCTCAAGCAGGAGCTCAAAGACCGCTACCAGGTGGAGAAGAACATCATCGGCAACTCCCCGGCCATGCAAGAGGTCTACAAGACCATCGGCAAGGTGGCCGCCAGCGACGTGACCGTGCTGATCCAGGGGGAGTCCGGCACCGGCAAGGAGCTGATCGCCCGGGCGATCCATTTCAACTCCACCCGGCTGGGCAAGCCGTTCGTGGCGATCAACTGCGCCGCCATTCCGCGCGACCTGCTGGAAAGCGAACTGTTCGGCAGCGAGCGGGGGGCCTTTACCGGCTCCACCGAGCGCAAGACCGGCAAGTTCGAGCAGGCCAACCACGGCACCATCTTCCTGGACGAGATCGGCGACATGCCGCTGGACCTGCAGGCCAAGATCCTGCGGGTGCTGCAGGAGCAGGAGATCACCCGTATCGGCGGTTCCCAGAACATTGCGGTTGACGTACGGGTGGTGGCGGCCACCAACCAGGAGCTGCTGGAAAAGGTGCGTAACCGTGAATTCCGTGAAGACCTCTTCTACCGGCTCAATGTGGTGCCGCTGCACCTGGTGCCGTTGCGGGAGCGGCGAGAGGATATTCCGGCCCTGGTCGAGTATTTTCTGGAGCGGGCCTGCGCTGAGATGGAAGTGCCTGCAAAGCAGTGCAGCGGGGAAGCACTGGAGCTGCTGTGCAGCCACTCCTGGCCCGGTAACGTCCGGGAGCTGGAAAACACCATCAAGCGGGCGGTGATCCTCTCCGGCGACCCGCTGCTCACCCCCCAGGATTTCAACGGGCTCAGCGAACGACAGGCCACCATCCATGCCGCTCCCCAGGAGCAGTCCCTGGAAGCGCTGGTGGAGGCGAAGCTGCGTACCGCCTTCTTCGGCATCGAAAAGCTGGAAAAGGGGGATATCTACGATCGCGTGCTGGAGCAGGTGGAGCGGCCGCTGATCCGCTACACCCTGGAAAAGACCCGGGGCAACCAGGTGCGCACCGCCGATATCCTGGGGATCAACCGCAACACCCTGCGCAAGAAGATCACCGAACTGGGGATACAGATCAAAAAGGACTGA
- a CDS encoding ATP-binding protein — protein MTLSRKDFFRQGFFSLGDTLLKTAGIASPEAPPEQEFPTTDDVGNTAEPRCAEADNSRCLARSCGCFSCIERCEVQAITLAVGTGVLIDTALCTGCGACREVCPVTPKAIRLVRRAEHNQPAAA, from the coding sequence GTGACGCTCTCCCGCAAGGACTTCTTTCGGCAGGGGTTCTTCTCCCTGGGGGACACCCTGCTGAAAACTGCCGGCATCGCCTCGCCGGAAGCGCCTCCCGAGCAGGAGTTTCCGACCACTGACGACGTCGGGAATACTGCCGAGCCGCGATGTGCGGAAGCCGACAACAGTCGCTGTCTGGCCCGCAGTTGCGGCTGTTTCAGCTGTATCGAACGCTGCGAAGTCCAGGCCATTACCCTGGCGGTCGGTACCGGCGTCCTGATCGATACTGCGCTGTGTACCGGTTGCGGTGCCTGCCGCGAGGTCTGCCCGGTGACGCCGAAGGCGATCCGGCTGGTACGACGGGCGGAGCACAATCAGCCGGCAGCAGCTTGA